Proteins from a single region of Gorilla gorilla gorilla isolate KB3781 chromosome 16, NHGRI_mGorGor1-v2.1_pri, whole genome shotgun sequence:
- the AP3B2 gene encoding AP-3 complex subunit beta-2 isoform X1 gives MSAAPAYSEDKGGSAGPGEPEYGHDPASGGIFSSDYKRHDDLKEMLDTNKDSLKLEAMKRIVAMIARGKNASDLFPAVVKNVACKNIEVKKLVYVYLVRYAEEQQDLALLSISTFQRGLKDPNQLIRASALRVLSSIRVPIIVPIMMLAIKEAASDMSPYVRKTAAHAIPKLYSLDSDQKDQLIEVIEKLLADKTTLVAGSVVMAFEEVCPERIDLIHKNYRKLCNLLIDVEEWGQVVIISMLTRYARTQFLSPTQNESLLEENAEKAFYGSEEDEAKGAGSEETAAAAAPARKPYVMDPDHRLLLRNTKPLLQSRSAAVVMAVAQLYFHLAPKAEVGVIAKALVRLLRSHSEVQYVVLQNVATMSIKRRGMFEPYLKSFYIRSTDPTQIKILKLEVLTNLANETNIPTVLREFQTYIRSMDKDFVAATIQAIGRCATNIGRVRDTCLNGLVQLLSNRDELVVAESVVVIKKLLQMQPAQHGEIIKHLAKLTDNIQVPMARASILWLIGEYCEHVPRIAPDVLRKMAKSFTAEEDIVKLQVINLAAKLYLTNSKQTKLLTQYVLSLAKYDQNYDIRDRARFTRQLIVPSEQGGALSRHAKKLFLAPKPAPVLESSFKDRDHFQLGSLSHLLNAKATGYQELPDWPEEAPDPSVRNVEVPEWTKCSNREKRKEKEKPFYSDSEGESGPTESADSDPESESESDSKSSSESGSGESSSESDNEDQDEDEEKGRGSESEQSEEDGKRKTKKKVPERKGEASSSDEGSDSSSSSSESEMTSESEEEQLEPASWSRKTPPSSKSAPATKEISLLDLEDFTPPSVQPVSPPAIVSTSLAADLEGLTLTDSTLVPSLLSPVSGVGRQELLHRVAGEGLAVDYTFSRQPFSGDPHMVSVHIHFSNSSDTPIKGLHVGTPKLPAGISIQEFPEIESLAPGESATAVMGINFCDSTQAANFQLCTQTRQFYVSIQPPVGELMAPVFMSENEFKKEQGKLMGMNEITEKLMLPDTCRSDHIVVQKVTATANLGRVPCGTSDEYRFAGRTLTGGSLVLLTLDARPAGAAQLTVNSEKMVIGTMLVKDVIQALTQ, from the exons GCATGATGACCTGAAGGAGATGCTGGACACCAACAAGGATTCTCTCAAGCTGGAGGCCATGAAGAGGATTGTGGCG ATGATTGCCCGAGGAAAGAATGCTTCAGACCTGTTTCCCGCGGTGGTGAAGAACGTGGCCTGTAAGAACATAGAG GTGAAGAAGCTTGTCTACGTGTACCTGGTACGCTACGCTGAGGAGCAGCAAGACCTGGCCCTGCTGTCCATCTCCACCTTCCAACGTGGCCTAAAG GATCCCAACCAGCTGATTCGTGCCAGTGCCCTCCGTGTCCTCTCTAGCATCCGTGTGCCCATCATAGTGCCCATCATGATGCTAGCTATCAAGGAAGCCGCCTCAGACATGTCACCCTATGTGCGGAAAACAGCTGCCCACGCCATCCCTAAACTCTACAG TTTGGACTCTGACCAGAAGGATCAGCTGATAGAAGTCATTGAGAAGCTTCTGGCTGACAAGACCACG CTGGTGGCGGGCAGTGTGGTGATGGCCTTTGAGGAGGTCTGCCCGGAGCGCATCGACCTGATTCACAAAAACTACCGGAAACTCTGTAACCTGCTGATCGACGTGGAGGAGTGGGGCCAGGTGGTCATCATCAGCATGCTCACACGCTACGCCCGCACGCAGTTCCTGAGCCCCACCCAGAAC GAATCCCTGCTAGAGGAGAACGCGGAAAAAGCCTTCTACGGCTCAGAGGAGGACGAGGCCAAGGGCGCGGGGTCTGAGGAGACGGCCGCCGCGGCCGCCCCCGCCCGAAAGCCCTATGTCATGGACCCCGACCACCGGCTGCTGCTGCGCAACACCAAACCCCTGCTGCAGAGCCGCAGCGCCGCGGTGGTCATGGCGGTGGCGCAGCTCTACTTCCACCTGGCGCCCAAGGCGGAGGTGGGCGTCATCGCCAAGGCGCTGGTGCGCCTGCTGCGCAGCCACAG TGAGGTGCAGTACGTTGTGCTCCAGAACGTGGCCACCATGTCCATCAAGCGCCGG GGTATGTTTGAGCCCTACCTGAAGAGCTTCTACATCAGGTCCACCGACCCCACCCAGATTAAGATCCTGAAG CTGGAAGTGctgaccaacctggccaatgagACCAACATTCCTACTGTCCTACGGGAATTCCAG ACCTATATTCGCAGCATGGACAAGGACTTTGTGGCAGCCACAATCCAGGCTATTGGACGCTGTGCAACTAACATCGGCCGAGTCCGTGACACCTGCCTCAATGGCCTGGTGCAGCTGCTGTCCAACCGTGACG AGCTTGTGGTTGCAGAGTCAGTGGTCGTCATTAAGAAATTGCTACAGATGCAGCCAGCACAACATGGAGAGATCATCAAACACTTGGCAAAGCTTACAGACAACATCCAG GTGCCCATGGCCCGAGCCAGCATCCTGTGGCTCATCGGAGAGTACTGTGAGCATGTCCCCAGGATTGCACCTGATGTCTTAAGAAAAATGGCCAAGTCATTCACAGCAGAGGAGGATATTGTCAAGCTGCAGGTCATCAACCTGGCAGCCAAGCTCTACCTGACCAACTCTAAACAG ACCAAGCTGCTGACCCAGTATGTGCTGAGTCTGGCCAAATATGACCAGAACTATGATATTCGCGACCGGGCGCGCTTCACCCGGCAGCTCATCGTCCCTTCCGAGCAGGGTGGGGCCCTCAGCCGCCATGCCAAGAAGCTCTTCCTGGCACCCAAACCAGCTCCAGTCTTGGAGTCATCCTTCAAAG ACCGGGACCACTTCCAGCTGGGCTCACTGTCCCACCTGCTCAATGCCAAGGCCACAGGCTACCAGGAGCTCCCAGACTGGCCAGAGGAAGCCCCAGACCCATCTGTGCGCAACGTGGAG GTACCTGAATGGACCAAGTGCTCAAATcgggagaagagaaaggagaaggaaaaacccTTCTACTCGGACTCTGAGGGGGAGTCAGGCCCCACGGAGTCCGCAGACAGTG ACCCTGAGTCTGAGAGTGAATCGGACAGTAAGAGCAGCAGTGAGAGCGGCTCTGGGGAGTCCAGCAGTGAGTCCGACAATGAAGACCAggatgaggatgaggagaaagggagaggcagTGAGAG TGAACAGAGTGAGGAGGATGGTAAGAGGAAGACAAAGAAGAAGGTgccagagagaaaaggagaagcgTCATCCTCTGATGAGGGCAGCGATTCCAGCAGTAGCTCATCAGAGTCCGAGATGACATCGGAGTCCGAGGAGGAGCAGTTGGAACCTGCCTCCTGGAGCAGGAAAACA cctCCCAGCAGCAAAAGTGCTCCTGCAACCAAGGAGATCTCCCTGCTTGATCTAGAGGATT TCACCCCTCCCAGTGTCCAGCCTGTGTCTCCCCCAGCAATTGTGTCTACCAGTCTGGCTGCTGACCTGGAGGGCCTGACACTCACAGACTCCACCCTGGTACCGTCG CTTCTGAGTCCAGTATCGGGTGTTGGGCGGCAGGAGCTGCTGCACCGGGTAGCTGGCGAGGGGCTGGCTGTGGACTACACCTTCAGCCGCCAACCTTTCTCCGGGGATCCCCACATGGTGTCTGTGCACATCCACTTCTCCAACAGCTCTGATACCCCCATCAAGGGCCTGCATGTGGGCACTCCCAAACTGCCTGCTGGCATCAGCATCCAAGAATTTCCCGAAATTG AGTCCCTGGCACCTGGAGAATCTGCCACTGCTGTAATGGGCATTAATTTCTGTGACTCAACCCAGGCAGCCAACTTCCAGCTGTG cACCCAGACCCGACAGTTCTACGTCTCCATTCAGCCACCTGTTGGGGAGCTGATGGCCCCTGTGTTCATGAGTGAAAATGAGTTTAAGAAGGAACAGG GAAAGCTGATGGGCATGAATGAGATCACAGAGAAACTCATGCTGCCAGACACCTGTCGGAGTGACCACATTGTGGTGCAGAAAGTGACTGCCACTGCCAACCTGGGTCGTGTTCCTTGTGGGACATCTGATGAGTACAG GTTTGCAGGGAGGACACTGACCGGTGGAAGCCTCGTTCTGCTGACCCTGGATGCCCGGCCAGCTGGAGCTGCCCAGCTGACTGTCAACAGCGAGAAAATGGTGATTGGCACCATGCTGGTAAAGGATGTGATACAGGCTCTGACCCAGTGA
- the AP3B2 gene encoding AP-3 complex subunit beta-2 isoform X2 produces the protein MSAAPAYSEDKGGSAGPGEPEYGHDPASGGIFSSDYKRHDDLKEMLDTNKDSLKLEAMKRIVAMIARGKNASDLFPAVVKNVACKNIEDPNQLIRASALRVLSSIRVPIIVPIMMLAIKEAASDMSPYVRKTAAHAIPKLYSLDSDQKDQLIEVIEKLLADKTTLVAGSVVMAFEEVCPERIDLIHKNYRKLCNLLIDVEEWGQVVIISMLTRYARTQFLSPTQNESLLEENAEKAFYGSEEDEAKGAGSEETAAAAAPARKPYVMDPDHRLLLRNTKPLLQSRSAAVVMAVAQLYFHLAPKAEVGVIAKALVRLLRSHSEVQYVVLQNVATMSIKRRGMFEPYLKSFYIRSTDPTQIKILKLEVLTNLANETNIPTVLREFQTYIRSMDKDFVAATIQAIGRCATNIGRVRDTCLNGLVQLLSNRDELVVAESVVVIKKLLQMQPAQHGEIIKHLAKLTDNIQVPMARASILWLIGEYCEHVPRIAPDVLRKMAKSFTAEEDIVKLQVINLAAKLYLTNSKQTKLLTQYVLSLAKYDQNYDIRDRARFTRQLIVPSEQGGALSRHAKKLFLAPKPAPVLESSFKDRDHFQLGSLSHLLNAKATGYQELPDWPEEAPDPSVRNVEVPEWTKCSNREKRKEKEKPFYSDSEGESGPTESADSDPESESESDSKSSSESGSGESSSESDNEDQDEDEEKGRGSESEQSEEDGKRKTKKKVPERKGEASSSDEGSDSSSSSSESEMTSESEEEQLEPASWSRKTPPSSKSAPATKEISLLDLEDFTPPSVQPVSPPAIVSTSLAADLEGLTLTDSTLVPSLLSPVSGVGRQELLHRVAGEGLAVDYTFSRQPFSGDPHMVSVHIHFSNSSDTPIKGLHVGTPKLPAGISIQEFPEIESLAPGESATAVMGINFCDSTQAANFQLCTQTRQFYVSIQPPVGELMAPVFMSENEFKKEQGKLMGMNEITEKLMLPDTCRSDHIVVQKVTATANLGRVPCGTSDEYRFAGRTLTGGSLVLLTLDARPAGAAQLTVNSEKMVIGTMLVKDVIQALTQ, from the exons GCATGATGACCTGAAGGAGATGCTGGACACCAACAAGGATTCTCTCAAGCTGGAGGCCATGAAGAGGATTGTGGCG ATGATTGCCCGAGGAAAGAATGCTTCAGACCTGTTTCCCGCGGTGGTGAAGAACGTGGCCTGTAAGAACATAGAG GATCCCAACCAGCTGATTCGTGCCAGTGCCCTCCGTGTCCTCTCTAGCATCCGTGTGCCCATCATAGTGCCCATCATGATGCTAGCTATCAAGGAAGCCGCCTCAGACATGTCACCCTATGTGCGGAAAACAGCTGCCCACGCCATCCCTAAACTCTACAG TTTGGACTCTGACCAGAAGGATCAGCTGATAGAAGTCATTGAGAAGCTTCTGGCTGACAAGACCACG CTGGTGGCGGGCAGTGTGGTGATGGCCTTTGAGGAGGTCTGCCCGGAGCGCATCGACCTGATTCACAAAAACTACCGGAAACTCTGTAACCTGCTGATCGACGTGGAGGAGTGGGGCCAGGTGGTCATCATCAGCATGCTCACACGCTACGCCCGCACGCAGTTCCTGAGCCCCACCCAGAAC GAATCCCTGCTAGAGGAGAACGCGGAAAAAGCCTTCTACGGCTCAGAGGAGGACGAGGCCAAGGGCGCGGGGTCTGAGGAGACGGCCGCCGCGGCCGCCCCCGCCCGAAAGCCCTATGTCATGGACCCCGACCACCGGCTGCTGCTGCGCAACACCAAACCCCTGCTGCAGAGCCGCAGCGCCGCGGTGGTCATGGCGGTGGCGCAGCTCTACTTCCACCTGGCGCCCAAGGCGGAGGTGGGCGTCATCGCCAAGGCGCTGGTGCGCCTGCTGCGCAGCCACAG TGAGGTGCAGTACGTTGTGCTCCAGAACGTGGCCACCATGTCCATCAAGCGCCGG GGTATGTTTGAGCCCTACCTGAAGAGCTTCTACATCAGGTCCACCGACCCCACCCAGATTAAGATCCTGAAG CTGGAAGTGctgaccaacctggccaatgagACCAACATTCCTACTGTCCTACGGGAATTCCAG ACCTATATTCGCAGCATGGACAAGGACTTTGTGGCAGCCACAATCCAGGCTATTGGACGCTGTGCAACTAACATCGGCCGAGTCCGTGACACCTGCCTCAATGGCCTGGTGCAGCTGCTGTCCAACCGTGACG AGCTTGTGGTTGCAGAGTCAGTGGTCGTCATTAAGAAATTGCTACAGATGCAGCCAGCACAACATGGAGAGATCATCAAACACTTGGCAAAGCTTACAGACAACATCCAG GTGCCCATGGCCCGAGCCAGCATCCTGTGGCTCATCGGAGAGTACTGTGAGCATGTCCCCAGGATTGCACCTGATGTCTTAAGAAAAATGGCCAAGTCATTCACAGCAGAGGAGGATATTGTCAAGCTGCAGGTCATCAACCTGGCAGCCAAGCTCTACCTGACCAACTCTAAACAG ACCAAGCTGCTGACCCAGTATGTGCTGAGTCTGGCCAAATATGACCAGAACTATGATATTCGCGACCGGGCGCGCTTCACCCGGCAGCTCATCGTCCCTTCCGAGCAGGGTGGGGCCCTCAGCCGCCATGCCAAGAAGCTCTTCCTGGCACCCAAACCAGCTCCAGTCTTGGAGTCATCCTTCAAAG ACCGGGACCACTTCCAGCTGGGCTCACTGTCCCACCTGCTCAATGCCAAGGCCACAGGCTACCAGGAGCTCCCAGACTGGCCAGAGGAAGCCCCAGACCCATCTGTGCGCAACGTGGAG GTACCTGAATGGACCAAGTGCTCAAATcgggagaagagaaaggagaaggaaaaacccTTCTACTCGGACTCTGAGGGGGAGTCAGGCCCCACGGAGTCCGCAGACAGTG ACCCTGAGTCTGAGAGTGAATCGGACAGTAAGAGCAGCAGTGAGAGCGGCTCTGGGGAGTCCAGCAGTGAGTCCGACAATGAAGACCAggatgaggatgaggagaaagggagaggcagTGAGAG TGAACAGAGTGAGGAGGATGGTAAGAGGAAGACAAAGAAGAAGGTgccagagagaaaaggagaagcgTCATCCTCTGATGAGGGCAGCGATTCCAGCAGTAGCTCATCAGAGTCCGAGATGACATCGGAGTCCGAGGAGGAGCAGTTGGAACCTGCCTCCTGGAGCAGGAAAACA cctCCCAGCAGCAAAAGTGCTCCTGCAACCAAGGAGATCTCCCTGCTTGATCTAGAGGATT TCACCCCTCCCAGTGTCCAGCCTGTGTCTCCCCCAGCAATTGTGTCTACCAGTCTGGCTGCTGACCTGGAGGGCCTGACACTCACAGACTCCACCCTGGTACCGTCG CTTCTGAGTCCAGTATCGGGTGTTGGGCGGCAGGAGCTGCTGCACCGGGTAGCTGGCGAGGGGCTGGCTGTGGACTACACCTTCAGCCGCCAACCTTTCTCCGGGGATCCCCACATGGTGTCTGTGCACATCCACTTCTCCAACAGCTCTGATACCCCCATCAAGGGCCTGCATGTGGGCACTCCCAAACTGCCTGCTGGCATCAGCATCCAAGAATTTCCCGAAATTG AGTCCCTGGCACCTGGAGAATCTGCCACTGCTGTAATGGGCATTAATTTCTGTGACTCAACCCAGGCAGCCAACTTCCAGCTGTG cACCCAGACCCGACAGTTCTACGTCTCCATTCAGCCACCTGTTGGGGAGCTGATGGCCCCTGTGTTCATGAGTGAAAATGAGTTTAAGAAGGAACAGG GAAAGCTGATGGGCATGAATGAGATCACAGAGAAACTCATGCTGCCAGACACCTGTCGGAGTGACCACATTGTGGTGCAGAAAGTGACTGCCACTGCCAACCTGGGTCGTGTTCCTTGTGGGACATCTGATGAGTACAG GTTTGCAGGGAGGACACTGACCGGTGGAAGCCTCGTTCTGCTGACCCTGGATGCCCGGCCAGCTGGAGCTGCCCAGCTGACTGTCAACAGCGAGAAAATGGTGATTGGCACCATGCTGGTAAAGGATGTGATACAGGCTCTGACCCAGTGA
- the AP3B2 gene encoding AP-3 complex subunit beta-2 isoform X3, whose amino-acid sequence MSAAPAYSEDKGGSAGPGEPEYGHDPASGGIFSSDYKRHDDLKEMLDTNKDSLKLEAMKRIVAMIARGKNASDLFPAVVKNVACKNIEVKKLVYVYLVRYAEEQQDLALLSISTFQRGLKDPNQLIRASALRVLSSIRVPIIVPIMMLAIKEAASDMSPYVRKTAAHAIPKLYSLDSDQKDQLIEVIEKLLADKTTLVAGSVVMAFEEVCPERIDLIHKNYRKLCNLLIDVEEWGQVVIISMLTRYARTQFLSPTQNESLLEENAEKAFYGSEEDEAKGAGSEETAAAAAPARKPYVMDPDHRLLLRNTKPLLQSRSAAVVMAVAQLYFHLAPKAEVGVIAKALVRLLRSHSEVQYVVLQNVATMSIKRRGMFEPYLKSFYIRSTDPTQIKILKLEVLTNLANETNIPTVLREFQTYIRSMDKDFVAATIQAIGRCATNIGRVRDTCLNGLVQLLSNRDELVVAESVVVIKKLLQMQPAQHGEIIKHLAKLTDNIQVPMARASILWLIGEYCEHVPRIAPDVLRKMAKSFTAEEDIVKLQVINLAAKLYLTNSKQTKLLTQYVLSLAKYDQNYDIRDRARFTRQLIVPSEQGGALSRHAKKLFLAPKPAPVLESSFKDRDHFQLGSLSHLLNAKATGYQELPDWPEEAPDPSVRNVEVPEWTKCSNREKRKEKEKPFYSDSEGESGPTESADSDPESESESDSKSSSESGSGESSSESDNEDQDEDEEKGRGSESEQSEEDGKRKTKKKVPERKGEASSSDEGSDSSSSSSESEMTSESEEEQLEPASWSRKTPPSSKSAPATKEISLLDLEDFTPPSVQPVSPPAIVSTSLAADLEGLTLTDSTLVPSLLSPVSGVGRQELLHRVAGEGLAVDYTFSRQPFSGDPHMVSVHIHFSNSSDTPIKGLHVGTPKLPAGISIQEFPEIESLAPGESATAVMGINFCDSTQAANFQLCTQTRQFYVSIQPPVGELMAPVFMSENEFKKEQVTTRLRLLKHRNIHRQYVNERVWLCSKKFPFIFIDTEV is encoded by the exons GCATGATGACCTGAAGGAGATGCTGGACACCAACAAGGATTCTCTCAAGCTGGAGGCCATGAAGAGGATTGTGGCG ATGATTGCCCGAGGAAAGAATGCTTCAGACCTGTTTCCCGCGGTGGTGAAGAACGTGGCCTGTAAGAACATAGAG GTGAAGAAGCTTGTCTACGTGTACCTGGTACGCTACGCTGAGGAGCAGCAAGACCTGGCCCTGCTGTCCATCTCCACCTTCCAACGTGGCCTAAAG GATCCCAACCAGCTGATTCGTGCCAGTGCCCTCCGTGTCCTCTCTAGCATCCGTGTGCCCATCATAGTGCCCATCATGATGCTAGCTATCAAGGAAGCCGCCTCAGACATGTCACCCTATGTGCGGAAAACAGCTGCCCACGCCATCCCTAAACTCTACAG TTTGGACTCTGACCAGAAGGATCAGCTGATAGAAGTCATTGAGAAGCTTCTGGCTGACAAGACCACG CTGGTGGCGGGCAGTGTGGTGATGGCCTTTGAGGAGGTCTGCCCGGAGCGCATCGACCTGATTCACAAAAACTACCGGAAACTCTGTAACCTGCTGATCGACGTGGAGGAGTGGGGCCAGGTGGTCATCATCAGCATGCTCACACGCTACGCCCGCACGCAGTTCCTGAGCCCCACCCAGAAC GAATCCCTGCTAGAGGAGAACGCGGAAAAAGCCTTCTACGGCTCAGAGGAGGACGAGGCCAAGGGCGCGGGGTCTGAGGAGACGGCCGCCGCGGCCGCCCCCGCCCGAAAGCCCTATGTCATGGACCCCGACCACCGGCTGCTGCTGCGCAACACCAAACCCCTGCTGCAGAGCCGCAGCGCCGCGGTGGTCATGGCGGTGGCGCAGCTCTACTTCCACCTGGCGCCCAAGGCGGAGGTGGGCGTCATCGCCAAGGCGCTGGTGCGCCTGCTGCGCAGCCACAG TGAGGTGCAGTACGTTGTGCTCCAGAACGTGGCCACCATGTCCATCAAGCGCCGG GGTATGTTTGAGCCCTACCTGAAGAGCTTCTACATCAGGTCCACCGACCCCACCCAGATTAAGATCCTGAAG CTGGAAGTGctgaccaacctggccaatgagACCAACATTCCTACTGTCCTACGGGAATTCCAG ACCTATATTCGCAGCATGGACAAGGACTTTGTGGCAGCCACAATCCAGGCTATTGGACGCTGTGCAACTAACATCGGCCGAGTCCGTGACACCTGCCTCAATGGCCTGGTGCAGCTGCTGTCCAACCGTGACG AGCTTGTGGTTGCAGAGTCAGTGGTCGTCATTAAGAAATTGCTACAGATGCAGCCAGCACAACATGGAGAGATCATCAAACACTTGGCAAAGCTTACAGACAACATCCAG GTGCCCATGGCCCGAGCCAGCATCCTGTGGCTCATCGGAGAGTACTGTGAGCATGTCCCCAGGATTGCACCTGATGTCTTAAGAAAAATGGCCAAGTCATTCACAGCAGAGGAGGATATTGTCAAGCTGCAGGTCATCAACCTGGCAGCCAAGCTCTACCTGACCAACTCTAAACAG ACCAAGCTGCTGACCCAGTATGTGCTGAGTCTGGCCAAATATGACCAGAACTATGATATTCGCGACCGGGCGCGCTTCACCCGGCAGCTCATCGTCCCTTCCGAGCAGGGTGGGGCCCTCAGCCGCCATGCCAAGAAGCTCTTCCTGGCACCCAAACCAGCTCCAGTCTTGGAGTCATCCTTCAAAG ACCGGGACCACTTCCAGCTGGGCTCACTGTCCCACCTGCTCAATGCCAAGGCCACAGGCTACCAGGAGCTCCCAGACTGGCCAGAGGAAGCCCCAGACCCATCTGTGCGCAACGTGGAG GTACCTGAATGGACCAAGTGCTCAAATcgggagaagagaaaggagaaggaaaaacccTTCTACTCGGACTCTGAGGGGGAGTCAGGCCCCACGGAGTCCGCAGACAGTG ACCCTGAGTCTGAGAGTGAATCGGACAGTAAGAGCAGCAGTGAGAGCGGCTCTGGGGAGTCCAGCAGTGAGTCCGACAATGAAGACCAggatgaggatgaggagaaagggagaggcagTGAGAG TGAACAGAGTGAGGAGGATGGTAAGAGGAAGACAAAGAAGAAGGTgccagagagaaaaggagaagcgTCATCCTCTGATGAGGGCAGCGATTCCAGCAGTAGCTCATCAGAGTCCGAGATGACATCGGAGTCCGAGGAGGAGCAGTTGGAACCTGCCTCCTGGAGCAGGAAAACA cctCCCAGCAGCAAAAGTGCTCCTGCAACCAAGGAGATCTCCCTGCTTGATCTAGAGGATT TCACCCCTCCCAGTGTCCAGCCTGTGTCTCCCCCAGCAATTGTGTCTACCAGTCTGGCTGCTGACCTGGAGGGCCTGACACTCACAGACTCCACCCTGGTACCGTCG CTTCTGAGTCCAGTATCGGGTGTTGGGCGGCAGGAGCTGCTGCACCGGGTAGCTGGCGAGGGGCTGGCTGTGGACTACACCTTCAGCCGCCAACCTTTCTCCGGGGATCCCCACATGGTGTCTGTGCACATCCACTTCTCCAACAGCTCTGATACCCCCATCAAGGGCCTGCATGTGGGCACTCCCAAACTGCCTGCTGGCATCAGCATCCAAGAATTTCCCGAAATTG AGTCCCTGGCACCTGGAGAATCTGCCACTGCTGTAATGGGCATTAATTTCTGTGACTCAACCCAGGCAGCCAACTTCCAGCTGTG cACCCAGACCCGACAGTTCTACGTCTCCATTCAGCCACCTGTTGGGGAGCTGATGGCCCCTGTGTTCATGAGTGAAAATGAGTTTAAGAAGGAACAGG TTACAACACGACTGCGGCTGTTGAAACATAGAAACATCCACAGACAGTATGTAAATGAACGAGTATGGCTCTGTTCCAagaaatttccatttatatttatagatACTGAAGtttaa